A stretch of Brachyhypopomus gauderio isolate BG-103 chromosome 3, BGAUD_0.2, whole genome shotgun sequence DNA encodes these proteins:
- the ndufs4 gene encoding NADH dehydrogenase [ubiquinone] iron-sulfur protein 4, mitochondrial gives MASSMSLFGLSRACFRNLIIKAPVTTSRSVSTSGCLAGKQEQDSQLITVDDKLDMTVLTGVPEEHIKTRRVRIFVPARTAMQSGVQNTKKWKMDFDTRERWENPLMGWASTADPLSNMTLTFSTKEDAIAFAEKNGWSYDITEKRTPKPRVKSYGANFSWDKRTRRSAK, from the exons ATGGCGTCCTCAATGTCACTCTTTGGTCTGAGCCGAGCTTGTTTTCGCAATTTAATCATAAAAGCCCCTGTAACTACATCAAG GTCGGTGAGCACATCAGGATGTCTGGCAGGAAAACAAGAGCAGGACTCCCAGCTCATCACTGTGGATGATAAACTG GACATGACAGTGTTGACCGGGGTCCCGGAGGAGCACATCAAGACTCGCAGGGTGCGCATCTTTGTTCCCGCCCGCACGGCCATGCAGTCGGGCGTCCAGAACACCAAGAAGTGGAAGATGGACTTTGACACCCGGGAGCGATGGGAAAACCCGCTGATGGGCTGGGCCTCCAC AGCTGACCCACTGTCCAACATGACCCTTACATTCAGCACCAAAGAGGATGCTATTGCGTTTGCCGAGAAGAATG GTTGGAGTTATGATATAACCGAGAAGAGGACGCCAAAGCCAAGAGTTAAGTCATACGGAGCAAATTTTTCCTGGGACAAAAGGACTCGAAGGTCCGCCAAGTAG
- the fsta gene encoding follistatin-A, protein MRRMLTRSQLHPGMILLLIWFCHFIEDQKVQAGNCWLQQGKNGRCQVLYMPGMSREECCRSGRLGTSWTEEDVPNSTLFRWTIFNGGAPNCIPCKETCDNVDCGPGKKCKMNRRSKPRCVCAPDCSNITWKGPVCGSDGKTYRDECALLKSQCKGMPDLEVQYQGKCKKTCRDVLCPGSSTCVVDQTNNAYCVTCNRVCPEVTSPDQYLCGNDGIIYASACHLRRATCLLGRSIGVAYEGKCIKAKSCDDIQCGAGKRCLWDARVGRGRCALCGEPCPESRSDETVCASDNASYPSACAMKQAACSRGELLEVKHSGSCNSITEDQEEDDDDEDQDYMAYIHLSPVLDG, encoded by the exons ATGCGAAGGATGCTCACGCGCTCCCAGCTCCATCCGGGGATGATTTTACTACTGATATGGTTCTGTCATTTCATTGAAGATCAAAAAGTACAAG CTGGTAACTGCTGGCTACAGCAAGGGAAGAACGGGAGATGCCAGGTCCTCTATATGCCAGGAATGAGCCGGGAGGAGTGTTGCCGGAGTGGGAGACTCGGGACATCTTGGACAGAGGAGGATGTGCCTAACAGCACACTATTCAGGTGGACCATCTTCAATGGCGGAGCACCAAACTGCATACCTTGTAAAG AGACTTGTGATAATGTTGACTGTGGCCCTGGAAAGAAATGTAAGATGAACAGGAGGAGCAAGCCGCGTTGCGTGTGCGCCCCTGACTGCTCCAACATCACCTGGAAGGGGCCCGTGTGCGGCTCAGACGGAAAAACCTACCGTGACGAGTGCGCCCTCCTGAAGTCGCAGTGCAAGGGGATGCCTGATCTGGAGGTGCAGTACCAGGGCAAATGCAAAA AGACATGCCGAGATGTGCTTTGCCCGGGCAGTTCCACGTGTGTGGTGGACCAGACCAATAACGCTTACTGCGTGACATGCAACCGCGTGTGCCCCGAGGTCACGTCGCCGGACCAGTACCTGTGTGGCAATGACGGCATCATCTACGCCAGTGCCTGCCATTTAAGGAGGGCCACATGTCTGCTGGGCAGGTCCATTGGAGTGGCTTATGAAGGCAAATGCATTA AGGCCAAGTCGTGCGACGATATCCAGTGCGGCGCGGGGAAGCGGTGCCTGTGGGACGCGCGGGTGGGGCGCGGGCGGTGCGCGCTCTGCGGCGAGCCGTGTCCCGAGAGCCGCTCGGACGAGACGGTCTGCGCCAGCGACAACGCCTCGTACCCCAGCGCATGCGCCATGAAGCAGGCGGCGTGCTCCAGGGGCGAACTCCTCGAGGTTAAGCACTCGGGATCTTGTAACT CCATTACGGAAGACCAGGAGGAggacgatgatgatgaagacCAGGACTACATGGCTTATATCCATTTATCACCAGTACTGGACGGATAA